Proteins found in one Terribacillus sp. DMT04 genomic segment:
- a CDS encoding TetR/AcrR family transcriptional regulator, whose protein sequence is MRKSRQDSLYSQQYIMEALSQLLEENDLEDITITDICKKAGVARVTFYKYYHSIYDVMNANVEVTVKSLIERHVIPTPYKDIRDVITNMMEELAANPTALKRQIDTNMSGILLDYFIYAIDKLAQSDAFFNKDMDRASVLFVAGGMFSVITDWFKHDLKESPQSIAANITAVLPGSVLKKE, encoded by the coding sequence TTGAGAAAATCCAGACAAGATAGTTTGTATTCACAGCAATATATTATGGAGGCACTCAGTCAATTACTGGAAGAAAATGATTTAGAGGATATTACTATCACTGATATTTGCAAGAAAGCAGGTGTAGCACGCGTTACTTTTTACAAGTACTATCACTCTATTTACGATGTTATGAACGCCAATGTTGAAGTTACCGTAAAAAGCCTCATTGAGAGACATGTAATACCAACTCCTTATAAAGATATCCGCGATGTGATTACGAATATGATGGAAGAATTGGCTGCCAATCCAACCGCATTGAAACGCCAAATAGATACAAATATGTCTGGCATACTGCTGGATTACTTTATTTATGCCATCGACAAACTAGCCCAATCAGATGCATTCTTCAACAAAGATATGGATCGAGCCAGTGTATTGTTCGTCGCAGGCGGGATGTTCAGCGTTATTACAGATTGGTTTAAACATGATTTAAAAGAATCTCCGCAATCTATCGCTGCCAATATTACTGCTGTTCTGCCTGGTTCGGTGCTGAAAAAGGAATGA